In Erythrolamprus reginae isolate rEryReg1 chromosome 10, rEryReg1.hap1, whole genome shotgun sequence, one DNA window encodes the following:
- the RPH3A gene encoding rabphilin-3A, whose translation MTDAAVSSNPGQWGYQSDRQMSLQSRAPEGHLAHGKQPERGRKGEELTDEEKEIINSVIARAEKMEEMEQDRIRRLMSRLEDMRRNIAGDGVDRCILCGEQLGHGGSACVVCEDCKKNVCTKCGVQTTNNRPHSVWLCKICTEQREVWKRSGAWFFKGLPKQTLPQPMPIAKKPQPPASRPAAPIQDPGAPYARQQTSDQATAAASAQQGSYGAQPAAPTSNRDSYPPLHRKPSEARGAASGSRYPESPPGRARRPQPRTKGLGAQEGS comes from the exons ATGACCGACGCGGCAGTCAGCAGCAACCCCGGTCAGTGGGGCTATCAGAGTGACCGGCAGATGTCTCTTCAGAGCAG agctCCTGAGGGTCACTTGGCCCATGGAAAGCAGCCAGAACGTGGGCGGAAGGGCGAAGAACTGACCGATGAAGAGAAAGAGATCATCAACAGCGTCATCGCGAGAGCTGAGAAGATGGAGGAGATGGAGCAGGACAGGATccg GCGCCTGATGAGCCGCCTGGAAGACATGCGACGTAACATCGCGGGTGACGGAGTGGACCGCTGCATTTTGTGCGGAGAACAGCTGGGCCACGGGGGCTCGGCTTGTGTGGTGTGTGAAGACTGCAAAAAG AACGTTTGCACCAAATGCGGCGTCCAGACCACCAACAACCGGCCCCACTCGGTCTGGCTGTGTAAGATCTGCACCGAGCAGAGAGAG GTATGGAAACGCTCCGGCGCCTGGTTCTTCAAGGGTTTGCCCAAGCAGACGCTCCCGCAGCCCATGCCCATCGCTAAGAAGCCCCAGCCGCCTGCCAGCAGACCTGCTGCCCCCATTCAGGATCCAGGAGCGCCCTATGCCCGCCAGCAGACCTCTG acCAAGCCACAGCTGCTGCTTCTGCCCAACAAGGCTCCTACG GTGCTCAGCCTGCAGCCCCCACTTCCAATCGGGACAGTTACCCCCCACTTCACCGGAAACCTTCTGAGGCCAGGGGGGCAGCGAGTGGCAGCCGGTACCCCGAGAGCCCCCCCGGCCGAGCCAGGAGGCCGCAGCCGAGGACGAAGGGGCTGGGGGCCCAGGAG ggcTCCTGA